AAATATCCGTGATGCGATCGCCCACTGCAACCGCCATCTCCCCTCCAGCCAAGGTATACTGCTGCGATCCGTCGGTATTGGTGACTTGAATATCACTGTCTGTCAACGCACCCACAACGGTAGTATCCGTTTCTTCGATATAGCGGACAAAAAGAGCAGATCCTTGAATTCCTGCCGATGCATTGGGGGTTTGAATCGTCGTGCGTCCCTGCCCAGGCGGAATCAGAAGCAGTACCGTACCGTTCGAGAGGGAGAAATTGCGCGTTCCCGGTGTGAACCAAAATACAACCTGTTCACCGAGGCGTCCTAGGGAGCCATCATTAAATCGCAGTTCCGCGAGCGCATCATTGGCTGTGCTGAGACCATCCCCAGGAACAAGCACGTCGGATACCTGGGCCAACCGAGAGGATTGGTTCTGTAATAGAAGCTGTACCTGGTTCCGAGTTTCTTCGACCACAGCTCGATTGAGGGTAGTTTCGGCTCGTGCTTTACCAGGAACGGTCAAAAGACCGTACAGCAGAATTGCAAAAATTGAAATTGAACGGCGTACCATAACCTTTTCCTTTAACACAGGATGACGCACATCGGAACTCACGAATCCAGTAGCATCATGCCTAGGGGGATTCTGATGGCGCTACCTTGAGAGGAGCAGAGACGTTACACATTGGGCGATATAATGTTCGGAATCTAAAATTGAGTCAGCGTATTTTAAGAGACGCGCTTAGCCCAGAGATTGCAAAGAATCGCTGTACTGAAACTGCTTTTTACTATCCTGGGCATTCCCTGATACTTTCATTGTTTCTCCAGAACCTGTCCGTGACGTCCGGAGTAGTGCTGAGAACCTCCATACTACAGTCCATACGACGGTCGGGTAAGATGCGGGGACTGTCAAGCTTATGGTTCTTAATAGCAAGCGATCGCCCACAAGAAAAAACTCAGCCCTCTACACATAGAAACTTGGCTGGAGCCTAATGTTCCCATTCTACTCATGTTCTGTGGAGGCTGTTGGGACGTGTTAACGCTGTCGCAATCGAAATAGTTACGCCATTCGCTGTTCAGCAATCCGCTGCTGCCATTTTGCGGCATAACTCATCAGATCCGTCTGAGCAACCGTTTCCTGAGTTCCCGAACCTAACCACTTCACATTGACAGTTCCGGCCTCCGCTTCGGCATCACCCAGTACCAGACAGGCGATCGCCCCACTGCGATCGGCTCGCTTAAACTGCTTACCAAAGGCACTCGCTGTTAAATCCAAATCGACTGAGAATCCGGCTTGGCGGAGGGATTGCGCCAAAATCAATGACTGAGCTTCGGCGCGATCGCCCTTAGAAACCAGATAGAAATCCAGCTCGGGCGTCGGCGTATTCTGCAACTGTTGGAGCAGCAAAATCAGACGTTCCATCCCGATCGCCCAGCCCACCGCAGGCGTATCGGGGCCATTGAGCTGGGTAACCAATCCGTCATAGCGTCCACCTCCGCACACCGTCGCCTGCGCCCCCAAGTCAGCAGAAATAATCTCAAAGGCGGTGTGCGTGTAGTAATCTAGCCCGCGCACCAGCCGGGGATTGAGGACATAGGCAATGTTGAGATCGCTCAGCAACTGCTGGACTGCATCAAAGTGACGTTTGGATGCGTCTCCCAAATAGTCGAGAATGCTAGGGGCATCTTGGGCGATCGCCTTGGTGCGTTCATCTTTGCTGTCCAAAATCCGCAGCGGGTTTCGGATTAGGCGATCTTGAGAGTCCGGGTCTAGCTCGGCTTTGTAGGGTGTGAAATAGTTCACCAAGGCCTCGCGGTAGTGGGCGCGATCCTCCAGATTGCCCACTGAGTTCAAATCGAGGGATAAATTCTTCAGTCCCAACGCTTGCAGAATCTGTGTTGCCACTGCAATCACTTCTGCATCAGCACGGGGATTAGCACTCCCGATCACCTCTACACCCAGTTGGTGAAATTGACGGTAGCGACCTTTTTGGGGACGCTCGTAGCGGAACATGGGGCCTGTGTACCAAAATCGCTGGACACCCCCCTGGGCATACAGTCCGTGTTCAATGTAGGCTCGCACGACCCCGGCGGTACTTTCTGGTCGCAGCGTAATGGAGCGATCGCCCCGATCCAGAAAGGTGTACATTTCCTTCCCGACCACGTCTGTGGCTTCGCCGATACCGCGTTCAAACAACTCGGTATGTTCAAAGATCGGGGTGCGAATTTCGCGATAGGCCGACTGGTCGAGAATCCCACGGGCAACCGCCTCAACGCGCTGCCAGTAGGGAACAACCTCCGGCAAAATATCTTGTGTTCCTCGAATTGCACTAATCGACATGGATGACTTCCCAGGCTCCGTAGCGATCGCCATAATACGCCAAAATCTGCTCCACGCGTTGATGAGATTGGTCATCTACCCCTATCGTATAGCGAATCCAAAGCCCTCCGACTTGGCTCTGGGTGTAGCTAAAGTCCGTTGACGTTTGGGGCAATAGCCCTGTTTCCACCCCATCCACCTGGCGCAAATGGCTGGCAACCTCTCGGTATACAGCCAACGGCATCGTTTCACACTGGATTGTGTAGGGAACGTGCTCTACGGCATTGGACAACCCTTCACTCATACTGTCTCTGCTCTAACTTCGCTATGCTAATTAGCCTTGGGAATCAGGAAGATCTCCGGACATCGTCTCAAGTCAGGATGCGGCATCCAAATCCTGGGGAGGGACTTCAATCTCATTAGTTGAAGTCGGCATCGGCAATCGACAGCAGTTGACATCGTCAATGCACACCTTGCCCCATTGGAGCGCCCAGCGCACTAGCGCCACCCGATTCCCGGTTGCCGTCTTTGTAAGAATGTTGCTGACGTGATTATCGACGGTGCGCTTGCTAATTTCTAATTTCTCAGCAATTTCCTGATTTGTTAAACCAGCCGCAACTAGCTCGACGATCTGAAGCTCCCGATCGGACAGGGAACCCGCCACTTGAGACTCGCTAGCCATAACGTCTTTCTACCCATGTATATGTACCTACCGTCCGTTCCTCCCATTCTAAAGGCATACTGCCGAAAACTCAGCCCTATTTTTTGGGATGACGCCCATACCAAGTTTGAGTTTTGAGTTTTGAGTTAGGGATGCATTGCGCTATCAGCGATTCCATCCGTAGATACATGGTGGTGGGACGCTTCTGCATGGGGCACTGTAGCTCCTCTCGTTGACCTGAAACCTTTCTTAATATTCTGTCGTACACTGGGATGAGTAGGGCAACGAGGCAGGCAACGCGTGAAATTTGGACTGGCAGGCTTGGGTGAGGAAACCTTGAATCGTATTGCAGAGTTGGCGATCGCCTCCCAACTGGACGAGGTGGATCAGCTTAAGGTATGGGTGAAAACGGATTTGGAGTTGCTATCTCAGGGTCGCCTTGCGTCGCTCCACATTGATGGACACGGGCTAGTCATGCGGCGGGATTTACGGCTCCAGCGGATGCGGATCAAGATTAACGATATTGTCGTTAGTCCCTGGAAGGCTCTGCGGGGCAATATTCAGCTTCTAGAGCCAACGACGGGAGAGGCTCAGATTGTGCTTACGGAGGCCGACATCAATCGAGCGTTCAACTCCAGCCTGCTCCAGCCCCAAATGCAAAATCTTTTGTTACCAGTCGAGGGGAAAACGGTACACCTAACCGTGCAGCAGGTCGCCTGTCGCTTCCAATCCGCAGGGGCGATCGCCATTGCAGCGAAGGTTGGGTTACCGGGTCACCATCAATGGTTCCCCGTTGCCTTCACTACCACCCCCCGTATTATTAACAACGGCAAGGCGATCGCCCTGACTGATATCACTTACCATGATGGCAAGGAGTTATCGCCTACGCTAACCGCTGCCCTAGTGGAACAAGCCAGCAATATCTTGGATCTGAGAAACTTTGAGGTAGAGGGCATTGCCCTGCAGCTTCAGCACCTTCACATTGAGCATCAGGCTTTGCGGCTGAACGCGATCGCCCATGTGACCCATTTCCCGCAGGCTTGATCGCCGTTTGAGAGTCTAACCGTCAGCGTTCTATCGTTGTTATCGATCGTTTTACCGATTTATGTCTAGTCCGTCCGACTTCACCCCCCGCCAACTCCGCGATCGCCTGCTGCCTCCCGCAGGCCCCCATTTTGTGCTGGATGAACGGATGCCCGTACGTGTTGATTTCACGTCGGTTGAGGAATCTACTCGATCAGAAACTGAGCAAACCCAAGCCTCTGCCCAAGCCATCAACAGCGCTCTCAACAGTATGCGCAGTATGGCCAATATGGTATCGGATGCAATGTCGGGTCTCGCGAACGAACCCTCACAAGTGAATGTCCAGTTTGGATTGCGACTCGATGCTTCGGGAAAGGCCTTTGTGGTGGAGTCGGAGGATGCCGCAAGTCTCAAAGTCACCCTCACTTGGACACCCCAAACCCCGCCTAGAGAGGTGGAACCCGTCAGAACACCTGCGTGGGAAACCGCTCCCGATCCGCTTGGCGATCAGAGGGAATGGGGCGAGGACGAGTATGACGAAGACGAGTGGAATGACGACGACGAGCGCTTTTGGATAGAGGACGATCGCCCGGAACGTGGGTATTCAGGCGATAGGGGCGATCGCACCGTCTATCGTGACGATGAGGATTACGACTATCCCCAACGCCCGTCATGGTTTAGGCGATCGCCCCGCTCACCATGGTACCGCAATCGGGATGAGGATAGTGATTTCCGGTCGCGGTGGTAGTCGTCAGCGGGCACGATGAATGAGCCAAGCCAGGTCATTCTCACCCTGATGCGACATAGCCTCGGTCTAGATTGCTCGCTAAATGGCCATTACCTATGCAACAGAACATTGCACACATCTAAAGAAATGCTGTAAAGCCTTCGAAATTCTCATAAGCCAAGTCAGAATAGCTTTTACAGATCCCGAAGGGATCCGGCTAGTGCTGACCGTCGCTGGATGTAGAGTGAACCTTATATGAAACCGATTCGCACCTTCAATGTTTCTCCCTCCCTACCCCCCAAGCTAGAACCGCTACGAAAGCTAGCCTGCAACCTGTATTGGGATTGGAACTTTGAAGCTACAGATTTATTTCGCCGTCTGGATCAAGACCTCTGGGAATCGAGCCACTACAATCCAGTATTGATGCTTGGCACCATTAGCCAAGCTCGCTTACAAGAAGTGGCCGAAGACGCTGGATTCTTAGCCCATATGGATCGGGCGATGAGCCAATTAGATAACTATGTGCGCGATCGCACCTGGTATCGCAAACATCGCGGTAACGAGTATCTCAAGACGATTCCCTCCAGCACCTCGGAAAGCACGGCTCACCATGCAACCGAGTGCTATGCCTATTTCTCTGCTGAATTTGGTCTAACCTCCTGCCTGCCGATTTATTCCGGTGGCCTAGGGGTATTAGCCGGAGATCATCTCAAATCAGCCAGCGATTTGGGTCTGCCGTTGGTGGGCGTGGGCTTGCTGTACCAAAAGGGCTATTTTGCCCAGTATCTGAATGCCGATGGATGGCAGCAGGAACGCTATCCCATCAACGATTTCTACAACATGCCGCTGCACCTAGAACGCCATCCCGATGGTTCTGAAATTCGGATTGAGGTGGAGTATCCAGGCCGGACAGTGTACGCACGGGTGTGGCGGGTGCAGGTGGGTACCGTTCCGCTCTACCTGCTGGATACGAATATTGAACCGAATTCCGAGTACGACCAGGATATTACCGACGAGTTGTACGGGGGAGATATCGACCTGCGGATTCACCAGGAAATGATGCTGGGGATCGGGGGAGTTCAGATGCTGCGAGCGTTGGGGCTGTACCCCTCAGCCTATCACATGAACGAGGGACACTCGGCCTTTTTAGCGCTGGAACGGATTCGCGAGATGATGGACGACGACCATCTCAGCTTTGCGGAAGCGCAGCAAGTCGCCCAGGCCAGTCAAATCTTTACGACCCATACGCCCGTGGCGGCAGGAATTGATCTGTTTCCGCCGGATAAGGTCATCTATTACCTGGGACGGTATGCCCAGCGATTCGGCCTTTCGCGTGAGCAGTTTTTATCGTGGGGACGGGAGGAATCTGGCGACCTGTCGGCACCGTTTAGTATGGCGATTCTGGCAATTAAGATGGCGAGTTTCGTCAACGGAGTTAGCAAACTACATGGCGCTGTATCGCGGTCTATGTTTCAAGGTCTGTGGTCTGGCTTTCCAGTAGACGATGTGCCGATCACGTCCATCACCAATGGCGTTCATGCCCTGAGCTGTGTGGCTAAGTCTACGCAGGAACTCTACGACCGATATCTGGGGCCAGGCTGGTCAAATGCACCCGCTGATGAGCCTTTGTGGAAACGGATCGATTCGATTCCCGATGATGAGCTCTGGCGAAACCATGAACGGGCGCGATCGGAATTAATTGTCTTTGTGCGCAATCGCCTTGCGAAGAGCCTACGCGATCGCGGTGCATCACAACTCGAGTTGGAGCAGGTCGCCGAGGCGCTTGACCCCTCTGCGCTGACGATTGGCTTTGCCCGTCGGTTCGCTACCTACAAGCGGGCAACCCTCTTTTTGCGCGATCTAGAACGAATTAAGCGAATTTTGCTGGACTTTCATCGCGATCGCCTCCATGGAAGCCGCCTCGCCAACGAGAAACGTCCGGTTCAGTTTGTGCTCGCGGGGAAAGCCCATCCCAAGGACATTCCCGGCAA
Above is a window of Synechococcales cyanobacterium T60_A2020_003 DNA encoding:
- a CDS encoding DUF2993 domain-containing protein; this encodes MKFGLAGLGEETLNRIAELAIASQLDEVDQLKVWVKTDLELLSQGRLASLHIDGHGLVMRRDLRLQRMRIKINDIVVSPWKALRGNIQLLEPTTGEAQIVLTEADINRAFNSSLLQPQMQNLLLPVEGKTVHLTVQQVACRFQSAGAIAIAAKVGLPGHHQWFPVAFTTTPRIINNGKAIALTDITYHDGKELSPTLTAALVEQASNILDLRNFEVEGIALQLQHLHIEHQALRLNAIAHVTHFPQA
- a CDS encoding FecR domain-containing protein, with amino-acid sequence MVRRSISIFAILLYGLLTVPGKARAETTLNRAVVEETRNQVQLLLQNQSSRLAQVSDVLVPGDGLSTANDALAELRFNDGSLGRLGEQVVFWFTPGTRNFSLSNGTVLLLIPPGQGRTTIQTPNASAGIQGSALFVRYIEETDTTVVGALTDSDIQVTNTDGSQQYTLAGGEMAVAVGDRITDIFEFDLQTFYETSTLARDLAPPDGSDRETTETEVGVEQSSADSSSLDASEVVDPAIAAVQAEMRTALQRQQPISAENSVETPDFLRMPTESSDP
- a CDS encoding histidine--tRNA ligase — protein: MSISAIRGTQDILPEVVPYWQRVEAVARGILDQSAYREIRTPIFEHTELFERGIGEATDVVGKEMYTFLDRGDRSITLRPESTAGVVRAYIEHGLYAQGGVQRFWYTGPMFRYERPQKGRYRQFHQLGVEVIGSANPRADAEVIAVATQILQALGLKNLSLDLNSVGNLEDRAHYREALVNYFTPYKAELDPDSQDRLIRNPLRILDSKDERTKAIAQDAPSILDYLGDASKRHFDAVQQLLSDLNIAYVLNPRLVRGLDYYTHTAFEIISADLGAQATVCGGGRYDGLVTQLNGPDTPAVGWAIGMERLILLLQQLQNTPTPELDFYLVSKGDRAEAQSLILAQSLRQAGFSVDLDLTASAFGKQFKRADRSGAIACLVLGDAEAEAGTVNVKWLGSGTQETVAQTDLMSYAAKWQQRIAEQRMA
- a CDS encoding response regulator transcription factor; the protein is MASESQVAGSLSDRELQIVELVAAGLTNQEIAEKLEISKRTVDNHVSNILTKTATGNRVALVRWALQWGKVCIDDVNCCRLPMPTSTNEIEVPPQDLDAAS